The window TCAGACAATGAAGTTTCTTAACGTAGATTTAAACGTTTAAATCTAGATTTTATAGAAAAATATTAACCAAAAAGTAGCTAACATTTAAATAAACGTAATTTTTAAAACGTAGTCATGTATATAGTGAGTACGTTAAAGTAAAACATCAAAGCATATAAAAATTCGAAATATAAAACAGGAAAATAAATTTTAATATTTAGACTAGAATAGGAGATTTATATGAATAAGAGAATTGGTGTAGTTGCGATTTTGGTTGAGGATAGAGACAGTGTAGGTGGGGTAAATAAATTACTTAGTACACATGCTGAAATTGTTGTTGGACGAATGGGAATACCTTATAAAGAAAAAAATTTAAGTGTTATATCTATAATTGTAGATGGTACTAATGATGAGATAGGAGCTTTGACTGGAAGACTTGGAAGGCTTCAAGGAGTTACTGTAAAGAGTGCTTTAACACAAAAATAATGGGGAGGTTTTCGCTATGAATACTTTAAATATAATTGATGAGGGAAAAGTAAATGATATTCTTGAGGATGCAAAGACTGTATCTAAGGAAGAAATTTTAAATATAATAGAAAAATCAAAGGATTGTTTTGGACTTACATCTAAAGAGGCAGCAGCTTTACTTCAGGTACATGATGAAGATATTTTAAATAAGATGTTTGAAGCTGCTAAATATATAAAAGAAAAAATATATGGAAATAGAATAGTAATGTTTGCACCTCTTTACACTAGTAATGAGTGTACTAACAATTGTCTATACTGTGGATTTAGAGTAAATAACAAGGAGTTACATAGAAGAACTCTATGTCCAAACGAGGTTATAGAAGAAGCAAGTGCAATAGAAAATCAAGGCCATAAAAGAATACTTTTAGTATGTGGTGAGGATAAAAGGGTTACTCATATAGATCATATAGTGGATTCTGTACAAGCTATATATGACAATGTAGATATAAGAAGAATAAATGTAAACTGTGCACCTCTTGAAGTTGATGAGTTTAAAAAACTTAAGGATGTTGGAATAGGAACTTATCAGATATTCCAAGAAACATATCATAGACCTACTTATAAGAAGATGCATGTTAGTGGATCAAAGACAGATTATGATTATAGACTTACTGCTATTGAAAGAGCTTTTGAAGCGGGTATTGATGATGTAGGAATAGGACCACTGCTTGGTCTTTATGATTATAAATTTGATGTTTTAGCAACTCTTATACATGCTGAATATCTAGATCATAAGTATAATGTAGGACCTCATACAATATCTGTTCCAAGACTTAGACCAGCAATTGGTTCAGCTCTTGAAGAAGTACCATATCCAATAAGCGATACTGATTTTAAGAAGATAGTTGCAATATATAGATTGGCTGTTCCATACACTGGAATAATAATGTCTACAAGAGAAAGTGCTGAGTTAAGAGATGAACTACTTGAACTTGGAGTATCTCAAATGTCAGCAGGTTCAAAGACTAATCCAGGTGGATATGAGGAAGATGATAACGACGCTAAGCAATTTGTAGGAAATGATGAAAGAGGATTAGATGAGATTTTAAGAGTTGTATGTAAGCAAGGACATCTTCCAAGTTTTTGTACTGCATGTTACAGAAACAACAGAACGGGAGAGGCATTTATGGAGCTTGCAAAGGATGCTCATATACATGAATTCTGTCAACCAAATGCAATACTTACATTTAAAGAAAATCTAGTAAATGTAGCATCTGATGAAACTAAAAAAATGGGAGAAGAATTACTTAATAGAGAGATAGAGAAGATAGAAGGAGAAAAAGTTAAGGCGGAGACATTGAAGAGACTTGAAAGAATCGAAGCAGGAGAGAAGGATCTTTATTTCTAAGGATATATAGTACTTGAGCCAAAAATAAAGCTTATTGAAATATCGCTCATGATTAAATATTTATAATAAAACTGAGCATTACATCTTATTGAATATACTAAAAGTTCTAAACTCCCTATGGTCAGACAACGAACTTTCTTAACGTATATTCAAACGATGTAATACAAGTTTTATTTATAAATATTTAAAAATTCGCTAACATTTTAATAAGCTTTATTTTTTAGAATTTGTGATATAGAGTATATTCTATTAGTAAGAAATTTTAAAATAAAGATATAGGAAATAAAGATGTAAAAAGAAAAACATTTTGAAAATAAAGATGAAGAGATATAAAAAATATTTAAGTGCATAAGTATAAGTTCATAAATATTATTAAGACAAAGATTGCTGGAGGAATAGTATGGATAAAGGTGTGAAACACTTTCTTATAATGGCTGGGTCTACTAATCATATGTTAATGGGAGATAAGTTGTTAAAGGATAATGGAATTAAGACTTCGCTTGTTCCTGCTCCTGCTGAGTATGGTTCGGTTTGTGCTATTGCTATAAAGGTTGAGGATAAAGATATTGATATAAGTGAGAAGTATTTAAGAGAGAATGATATAAGTATAAGAGGTATATATGAAGAAAAGCCAGAAAGACTTACAGGTCTTATAGATAAACTTAAAAACTCTATAATAAGAGATGGATTTTTAGATGTTCTTAAAAAGATAGAAGATGGACAAGATCTTACTCATTCTGATATAGTTCTTCTTCTTAAAACAGATAGAAAGGCTGAAATGGAGGCTCTTTTTAAGGCTGCTGATGAGATGAGAAAGAAGATAATTGGAGATGTTGTAGATATAAGAGGAGCTATTGAGTTTTCTA is drawn from Tepidibacter hydrothermalis and contains these coding sequences:
- a CDS encoding TM1266 family iron-only hydrogenase system putative regulator, whose protein sequence is MNKRIGVVAILVEDRDSVGGVNKLLSTHAEIVVGRMGIPYKEKNLSVISIIVDGTNDEIGALTGRLGRLQGVTVKSALTQK
- the hydG gene encoding [FeFe] hydrogenase H-cluster radical SAM maturase HydG — translated: MNTLNIIDEGKVNDILEDAKTVSKEEILNIIEKSKDCFGLTSKEAAALLQVHDEDILNKMFEAAKYIKEKIYGNRIVMFAPLYTSNECTNNCLYCGFRVNNKELHRRTLCPNEVIEEASAIENQGHKRILLVCGEDKRVTHIDHIVDSVQAIYDNVDIRRINVNCAPLEVDEFKKLKDVGIGTYQIFQETYHRPTYKKMHVSGSKTDYDYRLTAIERAFEAGIDDVGIGPLLGLYDYKFDVLATLIHAEYLDHKYNVGPHTISVPRLRPAIGSALEEVPYPISDTDFKKIVAIYRLAVPYTGIIMSTRESAELRDELLELGVSQMSAGSKTNPGGYEEDDNDAKQFVGNDERGLDEILRVVCKQGHLPSFCTACYRNNRTGEAFMELAKDAHIHEFCQPNAILTFKENLVNVASDETKKMGEELLNREIEKIEGEKVKAETLKRLERIEAGEKDLYF